A genome region from Microcella alkaliphila includes the following:
- a CDS encoding DUF3039 domain-containing protein, with translation MATTDDAGQGGGVDVLDRELEKLLEGEQLEDGDHERFSHYVPKDKILESALTGKPVRALCGKKWIPGRDPEKFPVCPDCKKIYERMKA, from the coding sequence ATGGCTACGACCGACGATGCAGGGCAGGGTGGCGGCGTCGACGTGCTCGACCGCGAGCTCGAGAAGCTCCTCGAGGGTGAACAGCTCGAAGACGGCGACCACGAGCGGTTCTCGCACTATGTGCCGAAGGACAAGATCCTCGAGTCGGCCCTGACGGGTAAGCCCGTTCGCGCCCTGTGCGGCAAGAAGTGGATTCCGGGGCGTGACCCCGAGAAGTTTCCGGTCTGCCCCGACTGCAAGAAGATCTACGAACGCATGAAGGCCTAG